ACGATGTCATAGTGATACTCGCCCCCTTTGGCGTATTGTCGAGGCCAGATTCTGCTGCGCAACGAAGCGCTGCTTCGTCTGTCATGATCGCTGGCGAGGGTTGGCGGCATGGATTGTACCACAAGCCACCAAAAAATTCAATAGTTTGCGGCCATCTCCTCCTGGGATGCGGGCAAGGCATCAGTTTTCCTTCAAGTCGGCTTTTCGCTGGCGCGGGTCGTCGTCGCGCTCGATCGCCTGTTACGCAGCCTGACACGCTTGGCAGCAGTCGCTCCCGCAAAACGTAAACCTGACAGCGGCTGAGTAAGGGAGAAATCACCTCGAAGGATGGGTTCTCCGTTGTGGCGCCGATCAGGTGATGATGCCTTTTCGACCGCGGCCAACAACGAATCCTGCTGGGACTTGCTGAACCCAGTGGATTTCATCGATGAAAAGGTTGCATTTCCGGGAACCTCTTTCAACTCCCTCGAATATTGGGAAGCTTTTTCGATGACTTCCTGACATCCTTGACACCCGACGAAACGGCACTTAGGATATAGAACGGCCCGGCGGGCTTTTTCGCGATGATACCCGCCAAAGTCGTTTTACCGACTCCGGGAGGTCCCCATAAAATCATGGACGGGATGGTATTGGCTTCGATGGAACGGCGCAACACTCCGCCCGGTCCGACCAGGTGTTCCTGTCAATGTAGTGGTCCAGATCTTCTGGACGCATGCGCTCGGCGAGCGGACTCATGCCCCAAAGGTAAGCAAATGCTCAGCGTGTGATCATCAACGGAAGGCAGGTCGGAGCCGTTCCCTCGAACCCAGCCGGAGGAGGTAAACTCCAGCCGGAAGATCGTCCAGCGAAAGAACATATTCCGAAACTCCAACTTGAACCTGAGAAATTCGGATCATTTTACCGGACAGGTCAAGCATTTCCACGTATTGGGTTTGCCAAAGGTTGTTCCCAGCGAATGAAGGTGGTGCTATTGGCAGGATTGGGAATAATTGAGGTTTGGAATTTCCCGCCGTGGAATGATCGACTCCAACTATGCAGCCTAAGGAGGACAATTGGCTCCGGATGTTGCTTCCCCGGTCCTGGATGAACGACTTGATGCCGCGATCCATTGTGTACCCATGGGGCTGGTAATGCTGATGTCGGAAACCACGTTGTCCTCGAACTGTTGATTGGAGAAGGTCTTCATCGAATCGGCATACACGAACGGACGGACGATCGGGACAATGCTGTCGATGATCGGGTCAAAGTAGTTATTACTGAAATCTTCCGACAGTGGGCACAACGCCTGAATGTAATCGCTCCGGTATCCCGGGTCGCCCAGCACGCGTTGACACAAGGGTCGCCCTGTCGCATTACTGATGTAATCCCACGATAAGGGTTTGATCTGTGCAAGACTGAGTTGTTGCTGGAAATTCCCGAACGCTTCGTTTACATCCCAGTGGATCCATTCGAAGCGATCCGGATACACTTTTCGTGATAAATGAAATAATTGTGACCGGAGCCGATGTAGGAATCCAGATTGGCGAACAGGTTGTCGGCAGCCCAATGGCGGAAGAAAGGCCAGGTGTTCAGCACTTCGGCCAGTGAATCATGAAAGGCTGTTCCGCTGTTATTGATCTTATCGATCAGTCGGATCAGGTCACTCCAGTCGTTGGCCGTTTCGTTATTATCCAGTTCACAACGGTTGTAATACAAGTTCGGACTGCTTCCATACCAGCGCAGGTCACCGGAAGGATCACCCTTGAACGGTTGCCGGAACTGCTACCGAACCAACGGTCGCAAAAGTCGTTATTGACCTCTTCGACCAAAAGTGTATAAACCCCAATAGGTGCCATTGACGAAGACCCTGGCATAGGAGCATCTGGGTGCCGCTATGTCGTGTGAAACCAGAAAATCGAGCATCAGTTTTCCCGGAGAAAGCTGGGATCTTTGAAGCCATTGTTCAGGTTGAATTTCCTGATGCCATCATATTCCTGACCGGATACGAATTCGATCAAATCAAGCTTGAAAGATTTCTTCGGTCCGGGATTGTTATAAACTATTGCCTTTGTATTTAGCGCCGCTGTTAGAAAGCACTTGGCCGTCTATGGTCAGGTCGCATACGGTATAAACATCCGCTGTATAATTGGTCGACAGCGTATCGAGATAGGAAAGCTGGTGGAACTGCAGGTACACATCATGCACGACGGCTTGCGACCAGAGTTGTTGTCCGGCTGTTTGGGCCGTTGCAAGATGCAATCCGGCGGACACGATCGAAAATACCAGGAACAGAAATTGACGCATGGCGGGTGATGAAGTCCGTTGGACATCTAATGGGTAGCTGGGTTTAATCCGACCATCGCCCAAATCGATCACGCGCGGCCTGCTCGAGCAGTTCGCGGTCATCGGGATGAGCGATGCGGATCAATTCGCGGGCGCGTTCCCGCAGGTTTTCCCGAACAGGTAGGCAATACCGTGTTCGGTGACCACATAGTGGACATGGGCGCGCGTCGTTACCACTCCGCCACCTTGCTTAAGGAAGGGCGTTATCCGGGAAAGCACCTTTCTTTCTGTACGCGAGGGCAGCGCGATGATGGCTTTCCCGCCCTTTGACAAGGCCGCGCCACTCATGAAATCCATCTGACCACCCACACCGGAATACTGATAAGTGCCGATAGAGTCCGAACAGATCTGTCCGGTCAGGTCGATTTCAATGCAACTGTTGATGGCCACCATCTGGTGGTTCTGACGGATAACGGATACTTCATTGACATAGTCGATGTCCAGAAAGGTGAAGAACGGGTTGTCATGAACATAGTCGTACAGTTTGCGGCTGCCCAGACAAAAACCGGTCACCACCCGTCCGGGGTGCTTCGTTTTGAGTTTATTGTTGATGACACCCGATTCGATCAACGGAATGATCCCGTCGGAGAACATTTCCGTATGAACGCCCAGGTCACGGTGGTTGCCGAGACAACTCAGCACCGCATCCGGAATGGCGCCAATACCCATTTGAAGCGTAGCGCCATCAGGAATCAATTCG
The window above is part of the Bacteroidota bacterium genome. Proteins encoded here:
- a CDS encoding CotH kinase family protein, translating into MLDFLVSHDIAAPRCSYARVFVNGTYWGLYTFGRRGQ
- a CDS encoding CotH kinase family protein — protein: MYYNRCELDNNETANDWSDLIRLIDKINNSGTAFHDSLAEVLNTWPFFRHWAADNLFANLDSYIGSGHNYFIYHEKCIRIASNGSTGM
- a CDS encoding CotH kinase family protein encodes the protein MYPDRFEWIHWDVNEAFGNFQQQLSLAQIKPLSWDYISNATGRPLCQRVLGDPGYRSDYIQALCPLSEDFSNNYFDPIIDSIVPIVRPFVYADSMKTFSNQQFEDNVVSDISITSPMGTQWIAASSRSSRTGEATSGANCPP